The DNA region GGACGTTGATGGCGAGCGTGATCGCGAAAAGCACGAGACCGATCTCGATCAGGGATTGCAGGTACAGGTCGCCCGTCGCCTCCGTGAACTCGTTGGCGATCACGGCGGCCATCGTGTACTGCGGCGCGAAGAGAGAAGCGGAGATCTGCGGGCTGTTTCCGATCACCATGGTCACGGCCATCGTCTCTCCGAGGGCTCGCCCGAGCCCCAGAAAGACCGCTCCCAGGATCCCCGATCGGCCGTACCGGACGACGATGCGGATCGTCTCCCACTTCGTCGCCCCGAGCGCGTACGCCGCCTCGCGCTGGGACTGGGGAACCGCCCGAAGGACCTCTCGCGCCACGGAGGAGATGTACGGCACGATCATGATCGCCAGGATGATCCCGGCGGCGAGCATCCCGATCCCGTATGGCGGCCCGGAGAAGATCGGGAGGTTCGACAGGCGGCTGCCCGCGATGGCCGTCTCGACCTTTCGGACGAGCGGGACGAGCACGAAGATGCCCCACAGGCCGTAGACGATGGACGGAACCGCGGCCAGCAGGTCCGTCAGGAACCCGAGTCCGCGGCGG from Thermoanaerobaculia bacterium includes:
- the pstC gene encoding phosphate ABC transporter permease subunit PstC, whose protein sequence is MARTRRRIPWSDAGFRAATGLAAFLVVGIAVVIGLELFRNSRVPIHEFGWKFWTNKDWDPVNGEFGAYTFIWGTLYSSLIALLLGAPVALGIAIFIVEVGPLRLRRGLGFLTDLLAAVPSIVYGLWGIFVLVPLVRKVETAIAGSRLSNLPIFSGPPYGIGMLAAGIILAIMIVPYISSVAREVLRAVPQSQREAAYALGATKWETIRIVVRYGRSGILGAVFLGLGRALGETMAVTMVIGNSPQISASLFAPQYTMAAVIANEFTEATGDLYLQSLIEIGLVLFAITLAINVLSRFLIWSVSRERRPRPRATPARLPEPA